From Panicum hallii strain FIL2 chromosome 2, PHallii_v3.1, whole genome shotgun sequence, a single genomic window includes:
- the LOC112880536 gene encoding transcription factor bHLH49-like isoform X2 gives MDMNESCEKGMEGNASSAGAGIPVEWQTQFSAAAFACPPAQQQQGHMMDSSFASAGLWASTSQAMALSDVGGAMSAARGGGGFLAPVPGFLPQGLGHFPVDSGFIERAARASCFGGGGGGVMGAGAGFGAADQNMNSAFSGSSEALLDHHRKDGNEKGEPELGRNGHDAMPSSEAAGGDCSSKGTSDSKKRRRPNEVMGGDQVQSSNLPADSANESVQSKDKGEESSPATTTGKSKGKGAKETSESQKEDYIHVRARRGQATNSHSLAERLRREKISERMKLLQDLVPGCSKVTGKAVMLDEIINYVQSLQRQVEFLSMKLATVNPRLDLNIEGLLSKDLLRFPGVPSSSLGFSPEMMHPQLQLSQPGLIQGGAAGMANPDVFRRIIQAQLNAKDGSQMPHALNGSFSDVAQMGYPSPLGPPDLSIRPSQDGFQM, from the exons ATGGACATGAACGAGAGCTGCGAGAAAGGGATGGAGGGCAACGCGtcctccgccggcgccggcatCCCGGTGGAGTGGCAGACCCAattcagcgccgccgccttcgcgtgcccgccggcgcagcagcagcagggccaCATGATGGACTCCTCCTTCGCGTCCGCCGGCCTGTGGGCGTCCACGTCCCAGGCCATGGCGCTCTCCGACGTCGGCGGCGCCATGTccgccgcgcggggcggcggcggcttcttgGCGCCGGTGCCCGGGTTCCTCCCGCAGGGCCTCGGCCATTTCCCCGTGGACTCCGGCTTCATCGAGCGCGCCGCGCGGGCGTCCtgcttcggcggcggcggcggcggggtgatgggcgccggcgccggcttcGGTGCGGCTGATCAGAACATGAACAGCGCGTTCAGTGGCTCCTCGGAGGCGCTCTTGGATCACCATAGGAAGGACGGCAACGAGAAGGGCGAGCCGGAGCTCGGCAGGAACGGCCACGACGCGATGCCGAGCTcggaggcggccggcggggacTGCTCGTCCAAAGGGACGTCGGACTCCAAGAAGAGGAGAAGGCCTAACGAG GTGATGGGAGGCGATCAGGTTCAGTCCTCCAACCTGCCTGCGGATTCGGCGAACGAGAGCGTGCAGAGCAAGGACAAAGGCGAGGAGAGCAGCCCGGCAACAACCACCGGCAAGTCGAAAGGGAAGGGAGCGAAAGAGACCTCCGAGTCCCAGAAGGAAGACTACATTCATGTCCGGGCTCGGCGCGGACAGGCGACCAACAGCCACAGCCTTGCAGAAAGG TTGAGAAGGGAGAAGATTAGCGAGAGGATGAAACTTCTGCAGGACCTTGTTCCCGGTTGCAGTAAA GTCACTGGAAAGGCGGTAATGCTTGACGAGATCATCAACTATGTTCAGTCCCTGCAAAGACAAGTCGAG TTCTTATCGATGAAGTTGGCGACAGTAAACCCAAGGCTTGACCTCAACATAGAAGGGCTTCTGTCGAAAGAT CTTCTTCGCTTCCCTGGTGTCCCTTCATCTTCCCTCGGATTCTCCCCCGAGATGATGCACCCACAACTACAGCTATCGCAACCAGGCCTCATTCAGGGGGGCGCTGCTGGCATGGCCAATCCAGACGTTTTCAGGAGAATCATTCAGGCACAGCTAAATGCAAAAGACGGATCTCAG ATGCCCCACGCATTGAATGGGTCATTCAGCGACGTCGCGCAGATGGGGTACCCGTCGCCCCTGGGGCCGCCGGACTTGAGCATCAGGCCGTCGCAGGACGGGTTCCAAATGTGA
- the LOC112880535 gene encoding phosphatidylinositol 4-kinase gamma 7-like produces the protein MSRDLDCPVQTQMAVAVLDRSFSSGYPGGSRTEGRQPSWKRVFVQTDNGSVLGIELERGENVQAVKKKLQIALNVPTDESSLTFGDLVLSNDLSSIRNDSPLLLKRNQIHRSNSTPCLSPTGKDVWKRDRSGPIEILGCSSPSSRMKQLAKDVIKAIRNGVDPVAVNSGMGGAYYFKNIWGERVAIVKPTDEEPFAPNNPKGFVGKALGQPGLKRSVRVGETGFREVAAYLLDYDHFANVPPTMLVMITHTVFNVNDCVGCKSKVFCNKSEAVSKIASLQQFIPHDFDASDHGTSSFPVSAVHRIGILDIRIFNTDRHAGNLLVRKLGPGADNFGEQTELIPIDHGLCLPECLEDPYFEWIHWPQASVPFSEEELDYIARLDPVKDAEMLRMELPMIREACIRVLVLSTIFLKEAAAFGLCLSEIGEMMSRQFTGKEEEPSELELLCMEARKWVEERELFLPDEAGVEDDDDDFTQFPLDSEDDSDDAFELPAFSKFRSMKTSSRNPLSKLDECDEEDEEEDEDDAYTTGEDAYTLTSQLPQKISSMSKLSSSMKGLGFVGKSKSYHTGAPKGKVGKTNYRGKASEHQSGSRSANELLPPSASFVKVSDMGPREWSAFLNMFQELLPSAFRARKHTAGGGPRQMPRLGTSCQF, from the coding sequence ATGTCCAGGGACTTGGACTGTCCTGTTCAGACACAGATGGCTGTGGCAGTCCTAGATCGGAGCTTCAGCAGTGGTTATCCTGGAGGTAGCAGAACTGAGGGGAGGCAACCGAGCTGGAAGAGAGTCTTTGTCCAAACTGACAATGGTTCTGTCCTAGGCATCGAGTTGGAGAGGGGTGAAAATGTGCAAGCTGTGAAAAAGAAGCTGCAGATAGCCCTCAACGTGCCCACTGATGAGAGCTCTCTGACCTTTGGTGATCTGGTTCTGAGTAATGATCTTAGCAGCATTCGCAATGACTCGCCTTTGCTTCTCAAAAGGAATCAGATTCACCGAAGCAACTCCACACCTTGCCTCTCCCCTACTGGAAAGGATGTTTGGAAGCGAGACAGGAGTGGGCCTATTGAAATACTTGGCTGTTCAAGCCCTTCCTCTCGGATGAAGCAGCTTGCTAAGGATGTCATCAAAGCCATAAGGAATGGTGTTGACCCAGTAGCAGTTAACAGTGGGATGGGTGGTGCTTACTACTTCAAGAACATCTGGGGAGAGCGTGTTGCAATTGTCAAGCCAACTGATGAGGAACCATTTGCCCCAAACAACCCAAAAGGTTTTGTGGGGAAGGCACTGGGACAGCCAGGCCTCAAAAGATCTGTGCGGGTTGGTGAGACAGGTTTCCGAGAGGTTGCTGCTTACCTCCTCGATTATGATCACTTTGCAAATGTTCCTCCCACCATGCTGGTCATGATAACACACACCGTGTTCAATGTGAATGACTGTGTTGGGTGCAAAAGCAAAGTCTTCTGCAACAAGTCAGAAGCTGTGAGCAAGATTGCATCATTGCAGCAGTTCATTCCTCATGATTTTGATGCCAGTGACCATGGGACGTCAAGCTTCCCTGTATCTGCAGTGCATAGGATTGGCATACTTGACATTAGAATCTTCAACACTGATAGGCATGCTGGAAATCTTCTGGTCAGGAAGCTTGGTCCTGGGGCTGACAATTTTGGAGAGCAGACAGAACTCATTCCTATTGACCATGGTCTTTGTCTGCCAGAATGCCTAGAAGACCCTTACTTTGAGTGGATCCACTGGCCTCAGGCATCAGTTCCTTTCTCTGAGGAGGAGCTTGATTACATTGCAAGACTTGATCCTGTAAAAGACGCTGAAATGCTCCGGATGGAGCTACCCATGATACGTGAGGCGTGCATCAGAGTGCTGGTGCTGTCAACAATATTTCTCAAGGAAGCTGCAGCATTTGGCCTCTGCCTGTCTGAGATTGGAGAGATGATGAGCAGGCAGTTCACTGGAAAAGAAGAGGAACCAAGTGAGCTTGAGCTTCTCTGCATGGAAGCAAGGAAATGGGTCGAGGAAAGAGAGTTGTTTCTTCCTGATGAAGCCGGAGTTGAAGATGACGATGATGACTTCACCCAGTTCCCTCTTGACAGCGAGGATGATTCTGACGATGCCTTTGAATTACCAGCCTTCAGCAAGTTCAGGAGCATGAAGACAAGTTCCAGGAATCCACTGTCCAAGTTAGATGAGTGTGATGAGGAAGACgaagaggaggacgaggatGACGCCTACACTACCGGGGAGGATGCTTACACCTTGACCAGTCAATTACCCCAGAAGATTTCTTCTATGTCAAAGCTATCCTCGTCCATGAAGGGGCTTGGTTTCGTTGGGAAATCTAAATCCTACCATACAGGTGCCCCAAAGGGTAAAGTGGGTAAAACTAACTACCGTGGCAAAGCTAGTGAGCACCAGTCCGGGAGCAGGAGCGCCAATGAGCTGCTCCCGCCCAGCGCCAGTTTTGTGAAGGTGTCGGACATGGGCCCTAGAGAGTGGAGTGCGTTCCTCAACATGTTCCAGGAGCTGCTCCCAAGCGCCTTCCGTGCCCGGAAGCACACTGCTGGTGGCGGCCCGCGTCAGATGCCGAGGCTGGGCACGTCTTGCCAGTTTTGA
- the LOC112880537 gene encoding uncharacterized protein LOC112880537 — protein MRRAGVLLALLLSLSALSATAAEAHKERLGENAVLLTGRKWLRGRKIMAALGHGDAAKNDEVVEGEGAKSTGANQEADAPAAEAVHDSGNRSKGHAMFPAPRQGDTAAEAPEVLGMDYNFKLDARHHRPINNDAPLDDLAKKP, from the exons ATGAGGCGCGCAGGTGTTCTTCTGGCgcttctgctctctttgtctgCGCTGTCTGCCACCGCCGCTGAAGCACACAAG GAACGATTGGGGGAAAATGCGGTACTGTTAACGGGCCGGAAATGGTTGAGAGGCCGGAAGATAATGGCAGCTCTTGGGCATGGAGATGCCGCCAAGAACGATGAGGTGGTGGAAGGAGAGGGAGCCAAGAGCACAG GAGCAAATCAAGAGGCAGATGCACCTGCTGCTGAAGCTGTACATGACTCG GGTAATAGGAGCAAGGGACATGCCATGTTTCCGGCACCAAGGCAAGGCGACACGGCTGCCGAGGCCCCTGAGGTCCTCGGCATGGATTACAACTTCAAGCTGGATGCCCGTCACCACCGACCCATCAACAACGACGCTCCGCTGGACGATCTCGCCAAGAAGCCCTAG
- the LOC112880536 gene encoding transcription factor bHLH49-like isoform X1 → MDMNESCEKGMEGNASSAGAGIPVEWQTQFSAAAFACPPAQQQQGHMMDSSFASAGLWASTSQAMALSDVGGAMSAARGGGGFLAPVPGFLPQGLGHFPVDSGFIERAARASCFGGGGGGVMGAGAGFGAADQNMNSAFSGSSEALLDHHRKDGNEKGEPELGRNGHDAMPSSEAAGGDCSSKGTSDSKKRRRPNEVMGGDQVQSSNLPADSANESVQSKDKGEESSPATTTGKSKGKGAKETSESQKEDYIHVRARRGQATNSHSLAERLRREKISERMKLLQDLVPGCSKVTGKAVMLDEIINYVQSLQRQVEFLSMKLATVNPRLDLNIEGLLSKDLLRFPGVPSSSLGFSPEMMHPQLQLSQPGLIQGGAAGMANPDVFRRIIQAQLNAKDGSQRQGNEHTLNFRFRFLEQMPHALNGSFSDVAQMGYPSPLGPPDLSIRPSQDGFQM, encoded by the exons ATGGACATGAACGAGAGCTGCGAGAAAGGGATGGAGGGCAACGCGtcctccgccggcgccggcatCCCGGTGGAGTGGCAGACCCAattcagcgccgccgccttcgcgtgcccgccggcgcagcagcagcagggccaCATGATGGACTCCTCCTTCGCGTCCGCCGGCCTGTGGGCGTCCACGTCCCAGGCCATGGCGCTCTCCGACGTCGGCGGCGCCATGTccgccgcgcggggcggcggcggcttcttgGCGCCGGTGCCCGGGTTCCTCCCGCAGGGCCTCGGCCATTTCCCCGTGGACTCCGGCTTCATCGAGCGCGCCGCGCGGGCGTCCtgcttcggcggcggcggcggcggggtgatgggcgccggcgccggcttcGGTGCGGCTGATCAGAACATGAACAGCGCGTTCAGTGGCTCCTCGGAGGCGCTCTTGGATCACCATAGGAAGGACGGCAACGAGAAGGGCGAGCCGGAGCTCGGCAGGAACGGCCACGACGCGATGCCGAGCTcggaggcggccggcggggacTGCTCGTCCAAAGGGACGTCGGACTCCAAGAAGAGGAGAAGGCCTAACGAG GTGATGGGAGGCGATCAGGTTCAGTCCTCCAACCTGCCTGCGGATTCGGCGAACGAGAGCGTGCAGAGCAAGGACAAAGGCGAGGAGAGCAGCCCGGCAACAACCACCGGCAAGTCGAAAGGGAAGGGAGCGAAAGAGACCTCCGAGTCCCAGAAGGAAGACTACATTCATGTCCGGGCTCGGCGCGGACAGGCGACCAACAGCCACAGCCTTGCAGAAAGG TTGAGAAGGGAGAAGATTAGCGAGAGGATGAAACTTCTGCAGGACCTTGTTCCCGGTTGCAGTAAA GTCACTGGAAAGGCGGTAATGCTTGACGAGATCATCAACTATGTTCAGTCCCTGCAAAGACAAGTCGAG TTCTTATCGATGAAGTTGGCGACAGTAAACCCAAGGCTTGACCTCAACATAGAAGGGCTTCTGTCGAAAGAT CTTCTTCGCTTCCCTGGTGTCCCTTCATCTTCCCTCGGATTCTCCCCCGAGATGATGCACCCACAACTACAGCTATCGCAACCAGGCCTCATTCAGGGGGGCGCTGCTGGCATGGCCAATCCAGACGTTTTCAGGAGAATCATTCAGGCACAGCTAAATGCAAAAGACGGATCTCAG aggcagggaaacgaacacaccctaaatttCCGTTTCCGATTCCTGGAGCAGATGCCCCACGCATTGAATGGGTCATTCAGCGACGTCGCGCAGATGGGGTACCCGTCGCCCCTGGGGCCGCCGGACTTGAGCATCAGGCCGTCGCAGGACGGGTTCCAAATGTGA